One window of the Rubidibacter lacunae KORDI 51-2 genome contains the following:
- the purC gene encoding phosphoribosylaminoimidazolesuccinocarboxamide synthase, translating into MELAISGAMRSLAHCSRFGAFAHPTREVYYVFQQSNRPPASQPPQKLYEGKAKILYTTDDPLVLLSHFKDDATAFNAQKRGRIEGKGTINCRISAALFELLEANGVPTHFIDCPEAGQMRVRAVAIVPIEVVVRNIAAGSLCRQTGIPAGTVIPDPLVEYYYKNDDLGDPLLTRDRLFLMNLATPQQLDRMHSLALQINRVLQEFFTRCNITLVDFKLEFGCDRRDGSLLLADEISPDTCRLWDSDRADPQARILDKDRFRHDLGNIEAAYEQVQARVLAQFAGPPSDGNGTN; encoded by the coding sequence GTGGAGCTAGCGATTTCGGGCGCGATGCGATCGCTAGCGCATTGTTCGCGTTTTGGCGCTTTTGCCCATCCCACTCGGGAGGTGTATTACGTGTTCCAGCAATCCAACCGCCCGCCCGCGTCCCAGCCCCCCCAGAAACTGTACGAAGGGAAAGCCAAGATTCTCTACACCACGGACGACCCATTGGTGCTGCTATCGCATTTTAAAGACGACGCGACGGCATTCAATGCTCAGAAACGCGGACGAATCGAGGGCAAAGGAACGATCAACTGCAGGATCTCGGCCGCGCTCTTCGAGTTGCTGGAAGCCAACGGCGTTCCCACGCATTTCATCGACTGTCCCGAGGCCGGACAGATGCGCGTGCGCGCCGTCGCGATCGTGCCGATCGAGGTTGTGGTTCGCAACATTGCCGCCGGCAGTCTCTGCCGCCAAACCGGAATCCCAGCGGGCACGGTGATACCCGACCCCTTGGTGGAGTACTACTACAAGAACGATGATTTAGGCGATCCATTACTAACGCGCGATCGCCTGTTCCTGATGAACTTGGCAACGCCGCAACAGCTCGATCGCATGCATTCCCTGGCACTCCAAATCAACCGCGTGCTGCAGGAGTTTTTCACCCGCTGCAACATTACTCTCGTCGACTTCAAGCTCGAATTCGGATGCGATCGCCGCGACGGCAGCCTGCTGCTAGCCGACGAGATCAGTCCTGACACCTGCCGCCTTTGGGATAGCGATCGGGCCGATCCGCAAGCACGCATCCTTGACAAAGACCGGTTCCGCCACGACCTCGGCAACATAGAAGCAGCCTACGAGCAAGTGCAAGCACGCGTACTGGCACAGTTTGCGGGACCGCCCTCGGACGGTAACGGTACAAATTAG